The genomic interval gttacaaaagacATTTTcgtggatggtgactcatcctccgtcaacctctctcctcctcccctcctcttctaagttatccatcaccagccttcacttacggtatgtacaaatcaaaattgtaaaaaaacattgaaatttttataaacttgaggttttgatAAGATTGGAACAAATTACCCGATTCATAGGTagcaatagtcaaactttttaatactcgaacagccatttggaacaaactaagttcgagtattgagtctccattgtATAGAGTTACCTATCAACCAATGGTTGTAGAACAACACAATCTACTTGAAAGCATTACAAATATCAAACATTATTTCAATTATAAACCATTAAATTATTACCTTTTTGTTTCCCACTAATATAATTGGGACATTTGGACAGAAGTGTTTAACTTCTGGTGTCCATTTTTCTGGTATATTTTCTAAGGAATCTGGGGAGTCAATGGAGAAGCACATGAGTATAACATCAGTATCAGGATAGGAGAGTGGCCTCAGTCTGTCATAGTCCTCTTGACCTGCAGTATCCCATAGGGCCAGCTCCACCTGTCAACACAAAAATCAGAAATTACAAAAACTtcactatttatctatcattggGTGAAAAAAGTAGCTGTCTATGACAAACCAGAAAATAAATGCGCCTTCAATAAAAATGTGATAAGTTATAAGAATGGCTATTGAAAATTATCAGATAAGCAGGGGATGTTTAGGATCTAAATGAGATTATCtgatagtaaaataataaaagatattaTGTGAAATTTTGGCATGTCAGAACCAACCAAAGTAAGCGTCGAAACAGACcaccaaccttccttccttggtcAATCACCACAAGAGGACATTCACTTGCAGCACTCACTATAGTTTTgtattattcctatttttctatcactgatttttttttttccctttctccatctAATTTTTAAAAAGAGGTTGAGCttcatgtagtgtgtgtgtgtatttacctatagtgcgtccactctatgaagtccattcagggcagggcacattctggaattcccatgagtgcgaCGTTGCCAGTTCAACTCAcaattatcagattaagtaccacccatctgttaatctctctctctctctctgtaattattattattattatttaggtacTGTGGAAAGAAgtcaaaatgaataataataaataatactctGGCGCCCTAGTTtttggtccattttctctcaactttcagaaaaccccttttgtgtgtgtgtaattcaccacggtcgcctgctggtcacccagccagtctttcccattacagagcgagctcagagctcatagactgatcttcgggtaggactgagaccacatcacacacaacacacaccgggaaagcgaggccacaacccctcgagttacatcctgtacctatttacagctaggtgaacaggggctacacattaagaggcttgcccatttgcctcgccgcgtcgggactcgaacccggccctctcaattgtgagttgagcgtgctaaccactacactacgcggtgtgtgtgtgtgtgtgtgtttatatatatatatatatatatatatatatatatatatatatatatatatatatatatatatatatatatatatatatatatatatatatatatatatattggcggGAAACCTGCCAACCTGGcaactctggcctggcctgacttAACCCAGCCGAGATGAAAGGggacacccccaccaccaccaccaacgtggcaacatgggaaaaaaacgctgccacatgccatagaatttaTACAACACGTCGATATCATCATAAACATAGACACTCATTGTACtatgtaacttcctttactatacacgcaatacataaaatatcactttcaaacaccacatggatgataaataagagagagacgcatgtatATGAAGGTTGATTTGGCAGCATAGCTAATTGTAAACGACCATACCTACCCaaccctgaacggacttcatagagtggaaagactatagttgtattttatgagagagagagagagagagagagagagagagagagagagagagagagagagagagagagagagagagagattaatatcaTTAACattgcaacgagagagagagagagagagagagagagagagagagagagagagagagagagagagagagagagagagagagagattaatatcaTTAACATTGCAACCAAATGGATATAGAATGCAAGTACTACAGTATGAAGTATCTGAATCATAAAGGTTACTAAATGAAGCAGCAGCGAGGGAATGAGTGAGGGTGGCAGGAAATGAGCTAGAGTGTATGCAGTGGTGAATGCACTCtgtacacatgcacacaaccTCTGTGGCATTACTATGCAGCCAAACTGTTTTACGGTCTTAAAAACCTTTGTCCCTGAGACAGCAGCGATTGTGAACATCCAAAACGTTTCAGTGTCATCTAACACTAACATCTAACACAAGCTCTAAAGAGCTTAAATGAGGGATGGACAGCAGAAGGAACGGCATGGTATTGTCAATTAattaatcatcccaagggataGTACTATAGTGTAGCCTTAGTGAGAGGTCAGGCAAATGCCCTAATGAGGTCTTAGTCCTGTCATGATAATCTATCTGTCTTGAGTATTATCACAACCAGGAGCTAACATAACAAATGTTCTCAAAATATGAAAGTCTCGCTCACCCAcaactatattttttcccctgcaAATTGAGACAAGAAACAGCCCAACTGGGTGGATACAACACagatatctgtctgtctttttttttttttagaaaaggGAGCTGGCAAAAATAAACTGAGTCctagttccctaaaagaataataaagaataacagttagccaaaagtctgagacaaatatcttgaaacttccctcttagaagaagtcaagtcataggaaaatggaaatacagaagcaggcagggagttccagagtttaccagagaaaggtatgaatgattgagagtactggttaactcttgcattaaagagttaAACGGAATAGGggttagaggaagaagaaagtcttgtgcagcaaagccacaggagaaaggaaggcatgcagttagcatgaaaatagtgataaaagatagcaagggatgcaacattccagcggagagaaagaggctgaagacagtcagtccgAGGAGGGTGTTGAGATGAAAAGCatttgattctaccctatctaataCTGTTAGTGGAATTCCccctcccaaacatgcaaagagtattccatacaaggacagataaggcccttgaacagttaacagttggaggggcgcaaaaaactggtggagatgccTCAAGTCTCACTGTGGCAATTGAAATGGAAGGTTATTGCATTCacatgtatgtacatatatatgtatgtgtattttgGTTTACTTTTGTTTGTAATTAAAATGTCAAGAATAAGCATATTAGGCAGGACTAAGGCTTTGGGCAGGATAACAAAGGTGTAGCGCCAGTGGTAGCATGATGTGAATTTGAGATATTATAAAAGACTGTAGGCCAGTTTTTCTTCAAGTATATCCTGCAAGAATTTGATTGAGAAAAAGACTCGGCAAATCTATTCCAATGCACACCTATTTTTACTGAATTTAGAGTTTATATATGACATGCTggttttaatcctttttttgtgGTATGCAACAATTCAAAGCATTAAAAGTAATGCATGGAGTTTTTAAGCttcaataaagaaagataaaaatattacataaactaactaattaattaattaatcaaaatAATTTCAAGTCAGATTGGAGGTGGTTGTACAGGAAAATGTCTCAAATGAGTTAACCATGAAGGAAAGATGTGCCTAAcagcagtcaaagggttaaatAAGATCTGACAATGAAAACCTGTATTGTCATCAGCTATTTTCCTCGATTTATAGCTAAGCCATTCCTCTGAATATAGTTCAGTGAACTTTATAATGataatctttatttcttttaacagCAGACATACCTGTTTTCCATCTACTTCGATGTCAGCCACATAGTTCTCAAACACTGTGGGCACATAGACCTCGGGGAACTGGTCCTTGGAGAACACAATGAGGAGGCAGGTTTTACCACAGGCTCCATCCCCAACTATAACTAACTTTTTCCTGATGGCAGCCATGAATTCtggaaacagaaaaacagaatcAGAAACAATGAATAATGTTCCATATATTGATTTTTCTAATTTAAATAGTTATTAGATTTCATAGTCAGTGGCCATCTTACACCTAGACCTACTGGCTATCACATGTGCAACTGGAAATATGCTCCAATGTTATGAAATCAATCCACTGATATCACCTAGAGTCCTAGAGCATGTCATTAGCAGTTTTGTTCCATGATCATCTTCCAAAGGCAGAATGGATTGGTGACCCACCCCATGGTCAGTGTCATGTCACCATCTTCCCTGTGCCAGTGAAGATAATAGGAATCCTCTCTATCCTCACCTATTCTATTCTTATAATGAGGCAAGATTTacccattcatatatatatatatatatatatatatatatatatatatatatatatatatatatatatatatatatatatataatattgcaCAGATACTCTTGAAAACATCTTGAGAAAAGTCAACAAGTCAGTGGTTTGTCCATAAAATAAATATTCAGGTTTTCTTGAGTGCTAAACCTCAACTCTAGCTCTACAAGTGACCTACTACGGGCAAACAATGTTGCTTTTCCTTTTATGGCTTCACTGACAGGGAAGCTAAAGCAATGACTGCAAATTCCTAACCTACCTATACCTTATGTCACAACAGCATGACATATATAAACATTGACAGTATAAAATCTTAAATAATCATGCTAACATCATTTAATATAAGTGCCTCATACATAATGGTATCCTCTCAATCTGAACATATACCTACTACCTTCAATAATAGAGtaacaaacaaattaaaatgCATTAGGAATAAAGTCCAAATTCTATAGAGCTAAGTGAACATGTGCCTTTATCAATATGACTATTCAGCTAACTAAACCAAAAGTGCATAACCAAAAGCCCCATAAATAAATTGTCATCCTTGTTTACTGTCATAACATGGTAAAACATTCAACCATTCTATTGCCTAAATTTAGCACTTGTATTAGGATACCACTAAACAATttagtacatgaaaaaaaaaaaaaaaaaaaaaaaatctgattgcTAATAGTAAGAATAATTTTAGAATGTTGCTCCTCAGACAATAAATAGGTGGTAAGCTTTGACAGCTGTGAACTGGGTACATAGTACAGAATGAAATTAATCAATTCTGACATAAAAGCCCTGAACTGCATAATGTATTAATCAGGGTTCCTTGGAtggtgtacaaaaaaaaaaaaaaaaaaaaaaaaactgcaaaaactTGTCCTCCCAACACTTATTGCATGAACTCAGTACCTTAGAACTAGCCCTGGTTATAATTGTTCAATTATTCATTGTTAAGGATGGAGTCAGCTGATAACACCACAACTTTAAAGTATTAACCTCAACATCAGCTATCAATGACTCAGCTGTACAAATTATGTGGTTAGTTACACCAAATTATTGATACTAACAGTAGCATACTGCAAGTCAATATCTGAACATTCAGCAAGTTactttggaaaaaaaaggaaaactaaaaaaaaaaaataataataataattcacttGTACTCCATCACTGCTGGCTTGACAGCAATCCACTGTCAACCCAAGCATACTATTGGGAAACCACCAGAGGGCAATCTTATACATAAATAACAAATTAACTAATCACGAGATGACCTTAACGACCATCTTAACACTAAATCCAAGTCAATCCCACCTTCACAATGGTATGTACGTGCTAAAGTAATGTGCAGGTCCGTACAGAGAATATTAAATGCGACACAAGGCAGTGTCACTGTCCCGCAAGGTTGGCTGTCCTAGATAGCACTAATCATAGCGGTGGGCGAGGCTAATGTCCACACCAACCGTAGGACACCGCAGTACAGCTTTCAGTATACCACTATCCAGGCTTCTCAAAAACAATCGGGTGCTTTAACTTGCACAAGAGATATTAAAGAGGCATAATAAGCTTAGGTTGCATGAATAACGCACTGTATAACCCAAGAGGTAAGCAACGGTTATGACATATgctaaaagaaaattgacgctGGGAacctaaaacaaataaaatatgcACTGATGTGACAAGTGCCTCTTTTAGACTCCCGAATATATacacagcataaaaaaaaagtaaagggccaaaacaaaatactttaaacattttttccttataaattaAATAACGTTACTAACCTTCAGTATCCACACCatgaacacaacacagcactcgTTCCGTTGTAATAacattaaaataacaataatagaaccCTCTGGAGTAATCAAAAGCAAAATCGCATACCTAAGAATTATCCTTAATACTTACATTACTATTTAATCCCTACAAAATCCTAGGCCTAATCAGGCCCACCCAAACCATAGAGATACTAAAGAAAGTCAAGATCCTTTAATAATATCCACTCAGAAGGATATAgaccggtggtggtgatggtaacagTCCTAACCGACCCTTTGAGATCCGCAGTCCACAAGCCTTCACTCCACTTTTCCTACACCAAATAACACCCGCCACGCAATCCTCACCCATCCCTCAGCCTTCCCGCACTTCACTGTTGGGTCAATACACTTCACTAATCCAGTGAATGAGGCACAAAGAGGATAGTACCTGAGTGTGCTGGGGCGGGTCAATATGGCTGCTGGGCCACACCTTGGGGCTGCCTGGGCGTGATGGGGGAGGAATGCATGTGACGTCACTACCCAGAAGGCTCCGCCGCCGTCAGGCTAAGTTACTAGCGATCACCCTTTAAAATATTTGAattgctatttttattcattattctgctACTTatgaggaaatattaaattgttcACGTTACAAAAATTCTGCTTGTAGCATCTAAATTATTGTTCTCCCATATAAAGAGGTTTAGGCGTGCATGAATCCTCCAACAAATCGAGTTACTAGTGTTCACCCTTTAAAATATTTGATTGACAATTTTCATCAGTTATCCATTTATCTGCCATGCCAGTTATCATCATAGGAAAGGAAGTGTTTTATTTCTAGCTATAAATACGCTGCTTTCTTACATCTTGATGTTTAGATAGTCTGAAAACCCTCATAATaagtacaataataaaaagcCGAGATGCTAGGGTGCACCCTTTAAAATATTTGATCGCCAGTTCTCCCATTATCCAGCAGTTATGCAGCAGGGAGAGTAGTATTAGTAAGGGATTAAATAATGtttacaatgttttttttcttcatttcattattatctggATTTTGAACTAAAAAACGTAAACATGTAGACTATAAAGAACTTCCCTAGAGTCCTACAGGTTATTATATTGTTCGCCCTTTAAAATGTTATGCTGACGCTTTCTTCTATTATTCCTCTACTCTTGGAGTTTCATAAGGATAAAATCTGAAGTAATTATCATTTGTTAGTGTATATTAGAAGTGCTTATCCTTAAAGAGAACACAAAACAAATGGTGACGTGCAAGCTTAAGGATGTGACCTCCGAGGCGATGACAGGTACTGCAAAATTCGTATAAATCAATTCTTATCTCTATATAGAGTAATATTTCACTAAGCCAATATTTGATGCA from Portunus trituberculatus isolate SZX2019 chromosome 47, ASM1759143v1, whole genome shotgun sequence carries:
- the LOC123498118 gene encoding ras-like GTP-binding protein RHO isoform X3 yields the protein MAAIRKKLVIVGDGACGKTCLLIVFSKDQFPEVYVPTVFENYVADIEVDGKQVELALWDTAGQEDYDRLRPLSYPDTDVILMCFSIDSPDSLENIPEKWTPEVKHFCPNVPIILVGNKKDLRNDATTIKELHKMKQEPVRPEEGRNMAEKINAFAYLECSAKTKEGVREVFETATKAALSVRIKKKNKCTLL
- the LOC123498118 gene encoding ras-like GTP-binding protein RHO isoform X2 — translated: MEFMAAIRKKLVIVGDGACGKTCLLIVFSKDQFPEVYVPTVFENYVADIEVDGKQVELALWDTAGQEDYDRLRPLSYPDTDVILMCFSIDSPDSLENIPEKWTPEVKHFCPNVPIILVGNKKDLRNDATTIKELHKMKQEPVRPEEGRNMAEKINAFAYLECSAKTKEGVREVFETATKAALSVRIKKKNKCTLL